The region GGGGGTCCCTTGCTGCCTCCTGTGGGCTCAGTTTCTGCCCTGCCCCCTCCCGTGCAGAGTTCTGTGCACTGAGTCTTGTGCCAGGAAGCCCGCCTGCCCCCCCCCCGCCTGCTTCTCATGCCCAGCCATGAGCCATGGAAAACCAGCCCCTTGGGGGCCCCCAGACTTACTAGATCATCAGGCATGGCTGCTCTAAGCTGGTGCATTTCCTTAGAGCTCACGTGCCCCCGGGGCTCCTCCCGTGAGCCCACCAGGGACCCCAGTGACCAGTCTTGTCTTGGCTGGCCTTCCCAGCGCCTGTGTCCTCTCCTCTGGCGGAGCGGACCCGCCACCCTAACCAGCTGCCCACCTTTCCAGAAGTGCCCACACAGGCTAATGTATGGGTCCTGGCAGACCCCAGGCTGGCCACAGGTAGATGGTCCTCTGCCGCCCCCCGACCCCCATCCTCCCCGGCATCGGGCGGGCTGGGAGAGGCCTGTCTGCACCAGCCTGTCCCCACAGCTTCCCCTGGGCCTAGCCGGACcatcccccgccccccacctgTGCAGGTGGACCGTGAATCCAGAGCCTTCCACGGCTCCATCTGGGCGTTCCAGCCCTGACTCATCCCCCTGTGAGGTAGTGGCTTTGGCAGGGGGCGGGcagtctcctcccctctcccattcCATCTTGCTTTCCTGCCTTCACCCTCCCCTTCCTGCTCCCTCccactgctcctcctcctgctcccaccctCGGACGTCCAGCGGCACCCTGGCAAGGGCCTGCACGCGGCAGCACggaggccctgccctgccctgccctgggggtCGCACacggagggggggaaggagaaagccGGCGCTGTCCAGGTAAGCGAGCTCGGGGCCTTCCACCTACTCAGGGGCCAGGGCCTCATGGGTGCTCCCTCGAGTCCTGCTGGCCCTGGGGTGTAACTGTGGGGACTCGAGGCCCAAAGGAGCAAGGGAGGCTGGGTGCTCCCCCTGTAGGGGCCTTCTGGTGACCCCAGGGTCAGTGCCAAGTTCAACTGTCCACATGAGATGGAAACTGAACTAAGCCTTGGGCTCTGCACCCCactttgctgtgtgacctggggccaTGGGCTCAGGAGGGCTGTGGGGTCTGCCGGGGAAGGGGACTCTGGGGCCAGCTCCAGAGGGTGCTGCACTCCCTCCGCAGCAGCTGCAGCCCCACGGCAGGCCCCTCTGTCTGCAGGTACAGATGGGGCCAGGGCAGGCCACAGGAGCCACTCAGGAGGGGGATCCAAGTGGATGCCTCCCCACGGGGCCTGAGGAGCACCGCAGGGGCAGCAGGACAGGCCTCCATCCCAGCCTCCTCCTGGGATCAATGGGAGCCGGAGTTGCACAACCCCAGGTGCACCCGAGGCTGGGAGGCAAGCAGGCCAGGGAATCGGGGAGGTGGGGTGCTAGGAGAGGTAGGGTGCATTCTGGGCTGCTGTGCAGAGCAGCCCCTGGACGGGGGCATTGTCTGACGCAGGAAGAAGGAGCAGGCAGATGTGGGCGCGGGGGCAGGCTCAGGCAGGGCAGCTTCCGCAGCCCCACCCCACCGCCTCAGCCTGGGGGGCCTCCAGACAAGCCCGACCCTGCCCCACGCCTGGCAGCTAGTGCCTGCTCCACTCAGGGGGCCTCCCGAGGGGGCCCAGGTTGTGGGCACGAAGGAAGGGCAGGAGCAGATCTGGGAGCCTTGGGGCTCAGGCCCAGGCAAGGGGAGGCTGGTGGTCTGGAGGAGGAAGCCAAGTCCCCCAGGAGCAGGGCCTCGGCTCACGGCTGCCTCGGCCGATTCCGCCCCCAGCCCCAGAGACTGCCCCTCTCCTACCCAGCCTGCCGCCCGTGCCTCGGCTGCTAGACCCTCTCGGAGAAATGTGGGCATGGCGGGAGGGGGGCTTGGGCAGGGAAGGACATGACCCGTGGTCGCCTAACTCAACTGTGTGCGCCTTGCCCTGAGCCCAGAACTCTGGGGAGGTCTTGGCGCAGGTGGCCAGAGGTCTtggcgcaggtggccagcgtggCATCCTCGGAACTAAACTCATAGCttcccctccacctcctccactCAGCCTCCCtgacccacaccccaccccaaggTAGGCTGCTGGCTGACTCAGTGGCGTGGGGGCTGCAGACTTGCTAATTGGGAAGACACTGTATTGCTCAGTGAGGCCAAGTATTGCCTGCGGGTGAGGGAGCGACAGGAGGTGCCCTCCTGGCCAGCAGCGCACCCCCCATCCTGCCTGGTGCCTCCTGCCCACGCCCCCTCCCTCTGCtgcctcctgccccagggcctggcTGTCCCTAGTGAGGGATGTGGGACACAGTGCcaacacaccaacacacacacacacacacacacacacacacacacacacacacaccagccccTGGTGCTGGGAAGATGGGTAGGAAAGAGCCCAGGGCGCAGGGGCTGATGACGGCCCCTCCTTGCCCTGTCTCGCAGGCATGTCCACCATGCGGTCCCTGTGGCTCCTCGCAGCTCTGCTGGCCCTGAGCCAGGCCCTACCCTTTGAGCAGAAGGGCTTCTGGGACTTCACCCTGGACGACGGGCTGCTCATGATGAACGACGAGGAGGCTTCGGGTGCCGACACAATCTCGGGCGTCCCGGACCTGGACTCCCTCACACGCACCTTCAGTGCCATGTGTCCTTTCGGCTGCCACTGCCACCTGCGGGTTGTTCAGTGCTCTGACCTGGGTCAGTCCCTGTGCAGTGGATGGTGAGGGGTTCAGGAAGGCACATGCCCAGCCTGAGAGCCCCTACTAAGGGGGACACACGTCCGTCCTATGAGATGGGCATgaaagggtgggggcagggatggaGAAAGCCTACACAGGCTTGGGATCGTGCTGTGGGGGCGTGAGGGTGTCCAGCTGTCTGGATGCAAGCAAGTGAGGGGTGAGCAGAGCCTCTGTCCGCAAGCTCTGGAGCTTGCACCCATTTGTGGCAGAGTCCCTGTGTTTGTGTCGGTGTCCCTGGCCCTCCACGCCAGTGAAGCTAGTAGGCTGGGTGGGCCCTTGCTCACACGGGTGACGGTGGCTCTGGCCCCAGGTCTGAAGGCTGTACCCAAAGAGATCTCACCTGACACCACACTGCTGGACCTGCAGAACAACGACATCTCCGAGCTCCGCAAGGATGACTTCAAAGGTCTCCAGCACCTCTATGTAAGCCCCCCACCCACCCGCCTCTCCTGCCTCACTGGGTCCTTTCTGAGCAGCTAGGAGGAGTCAGAAGGTCTGCAGCTAGGGGTATGCATCCAGatgggtgtgtgtgcacgtgcgtatGGGGTGTGCAATGGCCTCGGGGATCCGTGGAGTCCTGAGAGGAGTCGAGCTAGCCCTGGTGGAGCTCCCTGGGGGTTCTTCCCCATAACACAAGAAAAACTGACTTCATTGTAGCCAGTGTACaagtagggaaactgaggctcgtaGAAGCGGTGTGCTGTGCTGGGCAGCAGTGCATGGCTGGGGCTCCCTCCCCTGCACTCTGACCTCCCTGAGACTGAGCCGGGCTCGGCTGTGGACGGCAAGCTCAGGAAGCAGAGCACGAAAGGAGAGAAGGGGCAGGGAGGCGGTGCGCTCACCTCCGTGCCACCTGCCTCAGGCCCTCGTGCTGGTTAACAACAAGATCTCGAAGATCCATGAGAAGGCCTTCAGCCCCCTGCGGAAGCTGCAGAAGCTCTACATCTCCAAGAACCACCTGGCAGAGATACCCCCCAGCCTGCCCAGCTCCCTGGTGGAGCTCCGCATCCATGACAACCGCATCCGCAAGGTGCCCAAGGGTGTGTTCAGCGGGCTCTGGAACATGAACTGCATCGGTGAGTGCGGCCCCCACCCGGCGCTGGGCCATCCGGGCAGAAGCCTGGTGGGCCTCATGGAACCTTCTCGAGGCTCATCTCAGGGCATGGGGAAGAGAGACCCGGGGACAGCCTTCAAGGCCCAGTTCAAGAAAGAGTTTTTTGAAAATAGTCAAAAGAAAGTAGGATGTACTCGAATTTCTCAGCAAATCCCCTGATGCGGGCTATCATGGAGACCTCCAGGACCTGCCAGAGGGGCTGGGGCAGCTTTGGGGAGCCCCATCTTCATCTCTGGCTCTCCTaccttccctctttctccctctgcccctgGAGGCCAATGCCAGGGCCAGTGGCTTTGGGGCTAGAAGTCTTGAGCAGCTAGGAATTTGCAATTAGCCCAGCAAATTAGTGCAACTGCTTACAGGAGGAGATAGGGAAGCTGGCAATTAGCATGGCCTATCTGTCAGGTGAGCCCAAGGCCGGAAACCAGCAGGCCATAGAGGGGGTAGAGTGTGGGGCGGCCGCCTGGCTCCAGGGCTGAGGGCGCCTCTATCCTAGAGATGGGTGGAAACCCTCTGGAGAACAGTGGCTTTGAACCTGGAGCCTTTGATGGCCTGAAGCTCAACTACCTGCGCATCTCAGAGGCCAAGCTCACTGGCATCCCCAAAGGTAGGAAGGTGGCCCTTCCTACCCGCCCCCCCACTTGCAGGGGCACAAATGGGCAGAGCTGGGAGAAGGCCTAGAACCATCTGGGCCCGCCCAGTCTACTTGGGGAGGGACTcggcagccccctccccacacccacagcAGAGCTGGGGCCTCAGCTCCCAAGTACCTGCACTCACCTCATGCACCCGCTGTTCTGGGCAGATCTCCCCGAGACCCTAAATGAGCTCCATCTGGACCACAACAAAATCCAAGCTATTGAGCTGGAGGATCTGCTCCGCTACTCCAAGCTGTACAGGTGAGGATGGGGGAGCCAGCAGGGTGGGGCATAAAGGGGCGCTGGAGACTCCCCATGTCTGTCGTGTGGCCTTTAGAGCCCACTCCGCTGTGCTTCTCCCTCCGGTCCCAAGTACATCTCGTTCTCCCATTCGCAGGCTGGGCCTGGGCCACAACCAGATCCGGATGATTGAGAACGGGAGCCTGAGCTTCCTGCCCACACTGCGGGAGCTGCACCTGGACAACAACAAGCTGTCCAGGGTGCCCGCGGGGCTCCCGGAC is a window of Cynocephalus volans isolate mCynVol1 chromosome X, mCynVol1.pri, whole genome shotgun sequence DNA encoding:
- the BGN gene encoding biglycan, whose product is MSTMRSLWLLAALLALSQALPFEQKGFWDFTLDDGLLMMNDEEASGADTISGVPDLDSLTRTFSAMCPFGCHCHLRVVQCSDLGLKAVPKEISPDTTLLDLQNNDISELRKDDFKGLQHLYALVLVNNKISKIHEKAFSPLRKLQKLYISKNHLAEIPPSLPSSLVELRIHDNRIRKVPKGVFSGLWNMNCIEMGGNPLENSGFEPGAFDGLKLNYLRISEAKLTGIPKDLPETLNELHLDHNKIQAIELEDLLRYSKLYRLGLGHNQIRMIENGSLSFLPTLRELHLDNNKLSRVPAGLPDLKLLQVVYLHSNNITKVGVNDFCPVGFGVKRAYYNGISLFNNPVPYWEVQPATFRCVTDRLAIQFGNYKK